A section of the Harmonia axyridis chromosome 2, icHarAxyr1.1, whole genome shotgun sequence genome encodes:
- the LOC123672923 gene encoding uncharacterized protein LOC123672923 isoform X2: MGWIKKKELQAIEPSKSKVHKKITAIAALSSKIPPVIKEAAVEEDTSNYEERKTKNNNAAADNSIKTDKSHDRTFTYEKSADSRTRNSYSVPESSHSSRQNVQKTITRTNSVPDSIRSSGRNSSVQSLTRSF, encoded by the coding sequence ATGGGATggatcaaaaaaaaagaattacaagcCATTGAACCATCGAAATCAAAAgtacataaaaaaataactgCCATTGCTGCATTATCAAGTAAAATACCGCCAGTAATCAAAGAAGCAGCTGTGGAAGAGGATACGTCCAATTATGAAGAGcggaaaacaaaaaataataatgctGCCGCTGACAACTCGATAAAGACTGATAAATCACATGATAGAACGTTTACCTATGAAAAATCTGCAGATTCAAGAACGAGAAACAGTTACAGTGTACCTGAGTCGAGTCATTCTAGTCGTCAAAATGTTCAAAAGACCATTACAAGAACTAACAGTGTTCCAGATAGCATAAGATCCTCTGGAAGGAATTCTAGCGTGCAAAGTCTAAC